One Nocardia sp. BMG111209 DNA segment encodes these proteins:
- a CDS encoding CocE/NonD family hydrolase has protein sequence MTVIDDSIPTGRGLLDRLVDDAARRLLKLPTGTVDYTITRDLRIPTRDGLELAADLYRPLDDPIGTVLVRGPYGRGLTMTLTTARLCASHGYQVLFVSSRGTFGSGGIFQPARTEADDGQDVLFWMYKQDWYTGSFATVGASYLGFTQWALMSDTPVQPAAAVVVMAPHDFSRHHWGTGAFNLDMLAWSEMIAHQEDPGARNPLRRLRTARAMRPVLDGLPLADVAEKHFGGAAPWYRDIVTHPDLSDPYWAPLQQRAALEKVETPVLLIGGWQDLFLEQTVRQYTRLQERDVDVALTIGPWTHLEMATKAAGLIATQTLEWLDEHLAEREDRTTRKAAVQVYVTGADEWREDLETWPPDTEDFELFLGPGRALVEQPSLQPTSPLSFTFDPAAPTPTVGGPLMRGGGYRDDGKLVARNDVLTFTGDLLTKSVQVFGTPVVDLDHSTDNPHADLFVRLSDVDGQGRSRSITEGYVRLDPEREEGPVIVRMRPTAHRFEPGHRIRLIVAGGSHPQFARNLGTGENPGTGSELRPSTHTVQYDAQHPSCLVLPVVS, from the coding sequence ATGACGGTCATCGACGACAGCATTCCCACCGGACGCGGCCTCCTCGACCGACTGGTCGATGACGCCGCACGCAGACTTCTGAAACTCCCCACCGGGACAGTGGACTATACGATCACCCGTGACCTGCGGATTCCGACCCGCGACGGGCTGGAACTGGCGGCCGACCTGTATCGGCCGCTGGACGATCCGATCGGGACGGTGCTGGTGCGCGGGCCCTACGGCCGCGGTCTCACCATGACGCTGACGACGGCACGCCTGTGCGCGTCCCACGGCTATCAGGTGCTGTTCGTGTCCAGCCGCGGCACGTTCGGCTCGGGCGGCATCTTCCAGCCGGCCCGCACCGAGGCCGACGACGGCCAGGACGTGCTGTTCTGGATGTACAAACAGGACTGGTACACCGGCTCCTTCGCCACCGTCGGCGCGTCCTATCTCGGCTTCACGCAGTGGGCGCTGATGTCGGACACGCCGGTGCAGCCGGCCGCGGCCGTGGTGGTGATGGCCCCGCACGACTTCAGCCGCCATCACTGGGGTACCGGCGCCTTCAATCTGGACATGCTCGCCTGGAGCGAGATGATCGCGCACCAGGAGGACCCGGGCGCGCGCAATCCGCTGCGCCGCCTCCGCACCGCGCGGGCCATGCGCCCGGTGCTGGACGGGCTGCCGCTGGCCGACGTCGCGGAGAAGCACTTCGGGGGTGCGGCCCCGTGGTATCGCGACATCGTCACCCACCCCGATCTGTCGGATCCGTACTGGGCGCCGCTGCAGCAGCGAGCGGCGCTGGAGAAGGTCGAGACGCCGGTCCTGCTGATCGGTGGCTGGCAGGACCTGTTCCTCGAGCAGACCGTGCGGCAGTACACCCGATTGCAGGAGCGCGACGTCGACGTGGCGCTGACCATCGGGCCCTGGACCCACCTGGAGATGGCGACCAAGGCCGCCGGCCTGATCGCCACCCAGACCCTGGAGTGGCTGGACGAACATCTCGCCGAACGCGAGGACCGGACCACCCGGAAGGCGGCGGTCCAGGTGTATGTCACCGGCGCGGACGAGTGGCGCGAGGATCTGGAGACCTGGCCGCCGGACACCGAGGACTTCGAGCTGTTCCTCGGACCCGGCCGCGCGCTGGTCGAGCAGCCGTCGCTGCAACCCACCTCGCCGCTGAGCTTCACCTTCGATCCCGCGGCGCCGACGCCGACGGTCGGCGGACCGCTGATGCGCGGTGGCGGCTACCGCGACGACGGCAAACTGGTCGCCCGCAACGACGTCCTCACCTTCACCGGCGATCTGCTCACCAAGTCCGTCCAGGTGTTCGGCACGCCGGTCGTGGACCTCGACCACAGCACCGACAACCCACACGCCGACCTGTTCGTCCGGCTCAGCGACGTGGACGGCCAGGGCCGCTCCCGCAGCATCACCGAGGGTTACGTACGGCTGGATCCGGAGCGCGAGGAAGGTCCGGTCATCGTCCGGATGCGCCCGACCGCCCATCGGTTCGAGCCCGGACACCGGATCCGGCTGATCGTCGCCGGCGGCTCCCATCCGCAGTTCGCGCGCAATCTGGGCACGGGTGAGAATCCGGGCACCGGCTCCGAACTGCGGCCGTCGACGCACACCGTGCAGTACGACGCGCAGCACCCGTCCTGCCTGGTACTGCCGGTCGTGAGCTGA
- a CDS encoding phosphotransferase family protein, whose product MTALLAERAAEVVSAAQQLLTKRMGAPVKLSDPIELSGSGRTTVLRVRVAENSFSLPRTLIVKQARGAGDDRRIGGLAPGVASLDSAFLREAVSYQFTTALSSEHRPGAYLLAHSRPDRLLILSDLGENTSLTQVLQNASEPTRRNALMAFAQALGRMHAATMGREEDFVALLRRAAVVHRLDGIAEQAEAAVTEVPRLLQRELGIEVPGEIAERIVRGNRLFSAGRFRAFSPSDLCPDNVILNDEGARFLDYEWGGFRDATLDIAYALVSFPGCLCDFELSRERGRQMVEAWRSEVVGVWPALMDDDMLAERILEARLIWVWLTTYWFLPADHARIAAAREHGLSIPRSAALINRWAALAEDARCTGDDPLGDFAEHVSATLEEYWEE is encoded by the coding sequence ATGACCGCACTATTGGCCGAACGCGCCGCCGAAGTCGTGTCCGCGGCACAACAGTTGCTCACAAAGCGAATGGGTGCTCCGGTAAAGCTGAGTGATCCGATCGAGCTCAGTGGCAGTGGCAGAACGACGGTACTTCGCGTGCGTGTGGCGGAGAACTCCTTTTCACTTCCTCGGACCCTGATCGTGAAGCAGGCCCGCGGGGCCGGTGACGACCGCCGAATCGGCGGTCTCGCCCCCGGAGTGGCCAGCCTCGACTCGGCGTTCCTCCGCGAGGCGGTGTCGTACCAGTTCACCACCGCACTGTCGAGTGAACACCGCCCCGGCGCCTACCTGCTGGCGCACAGCCGGCCCGACCGCCTGCTCATCCTCAGCGACCTCGGCGAGAACACCTCGCTGACCCAGGTGCTGCAGAACGCCTCCGAGCCGACCCGGCGCAATGCGCTGATGGCTTTCGCGCAGGCGCTGGGCCGGATGCACGCGGCGACGATGGGCCGCGAGGAGGATTTCGTCGCGCTGCTACGCCGCGCCGCCGTGGTCCACCGCCTCGACGGCATCGCCGAGCAGGCGGAGGCCGCCGTCACCGAGGTGCCGCGGCTGTTGCAGCGCGAACTCGGCATCGAGGTGCCCGGCGAGATCGCCGAGCGCATCGTCCGCGGTAACCGGCTCTTCTCGGCCGGTCGGTTCCGGGCGTTCAGCCCGTCGGACCTGTGCCCGGACAATGTCATCCTCAACGACGAGGGCGCGCGATTCCTCGACTACGAGTGGGGCGGTTTCCGCGACGCCACGCTGGACATCGCGTACGCGCTGGTCTCGTTCCCCGGCTGCCTGTGCGATTTCGAGCTGTCCCGCGAGCGCGGCCGGCAGATGGTCGAGGCGTGGCGCTCCGAGGTCGTCGGCGTCTGGCCCGCCCTCATGGACGACGACATGCTGGCCGAGCGGATCCTCGAGGCCCGGCTGATCTGGGTCTGGCTGACCACCTACTGGTTCCTGCCCGCCGATCACGCCCGGATCGCCGCCGCCCGCGAGCACGGGCTCTCGATCCCGCGCTCGGCGGCGCTGATCAACCGCTGGGCCGCACTCGCCGAGGACGCGCGCTGCACCGGCGACGACCCGCTGGGTGACTTCGCCGAACATGTGTCGGCGACGTTGGAGGAGTACTGGGAGGAGTGA
- the aspS gene encoding aspartate--tRNA ligase, whose amino-acid sequence MLRTHLAGSLRSEHAGSTVTLTGWVARRRDHGGVIFIDLRDASGVSQAVFREGVPAEQAHRLRVEYCVKVTGVVEARPEGSENPNLPTGAIEVNVAELEVLNESAPLPFQLDEQPGEEARLKYRYLDLRREGPAHAIRLRSKVNAAAREVLARHAFVEVETPTMTRSTPEGARDFLVPARLQPGNFYALPQSPQLFKQLLMVGGVERYYQIARCYRDEDFRADRQPEFTQLDIEMSFVEQEDVILLAEDILAGLWKLVGYELPAPIPHMTYAEAMRRYGSDKPDLRFGIEITEMAEYFVDTPFRVFQSPYVGAVVMPGGASQPRRQLDAWQEWAKQRGAKGLAYILIQEDGTLGGPVAKNLSDAEREGLAKYVGAEPGDCVFFAAGDAKTGRALLGAARGEIARRCGLIDENAWAFVWIVDAPMFEPAADATASGDVALGHSAWTAVHHAFTSPRPESLDTFDTDPGSALAYAYDIVCNGNEIGGGSIRIHRRDVQERVFTVMGIGHDEAQDKFGFLLDAFSYGAPPMGGIAFGWDRIVALLAGVDSIREVIAFPKSGGGVDPLTDAPTPITAQQRKEAGLDVVLGPDGKPLRKDDKGGKATESKDAAE is encoded by the coding sequence GTGCTGCGCACCCACTTGGCCGGCTCGCTTCGCAGCGAGCACGCCGGTTCGACCGTCACCCTCACCGGTTGGGTGGCCCGGCGGCGAGACCACGGTGGCGTGATCTTCATCGATCTGCGCGATGCGTCGGGGGTCTCGCAGGCGGTGTTCCGGGAGGGCGTACCCGCCGAGCAGGCGCACCGGCTGCGCGTCGAGTACTGCGTGAAGGTCACCGGCGTCGTCGAGGCCCGGCCGGAGGGCAGCGAGAACCCGAACCTGCCGACCGGCGCGATCGAGGTGAACGTCGCCGAACTGGAGGTGCTCAACGAGAGCGCCCCGCTGCCGTTCCAGCTCGACGAGCAGCCCGGCGAGGAGGCCCGCCTCAAGTACCGCTACCTGGACCTGCGCCGGGAGGGCCCGGCGCACGCCATCCGGCTGCGGTCCAAGGTCAACGCCGCCGCCCGCGAGGTGCTGGCCCGGCACGCGTTCGTCGAGGTCGAGACGCCGACCATGACCAGGTCCACGCCCGAGGGCGCCCGCGACTTCCTGGTGCCCGCCCGCCTGCAGCCCGGCAACTTCTACGCGCTGCCGCAGTCGCCGCAGCTGTTCAAGCAGCTGCTCATGGTCGGCGGCGTCGAGCGGTACTACCAGATCGCCCGCTGCTACCGCGACGAGGACTTCCGCGCCGACCGCCAGCCCGAGTTCACCCAGCTGGACATCGAGATGAGCTTCGTCGAGCAGGAGGACGTGATCCTGCTCGCCGAGGACATCCTCGCCGGGCTGTGGAAGCTGGTCGGGTACGAGCTCCCGGCGCCGATCCCGCACATGACCTATGCGGAGGCGATGCGCCGCTACGGTTCGGACAAGCCGGACCTGCGGTTCGGTATCGAGATCACCGAGATGGCGGAGTACTTCGTGGACACGCCGTTCCGGGTGTTCCAGTCGCCGTACGTCGGCGCGGTCGTGATGCCGGGCGGCGCGAGCCAGCCGCGGCGGCAGCTCGACGCGTGGCAGGAGTGGGCCAAGCAGCGCGGCGCGAAGGGCCTGGCGTACATCCTCATCCAGGAGGACGGCACGCTCGGCGGCCCGGTCGCGAAGAACCTCAGCGACGCCGAGCGGGAGGGGCTGGCGAAGTACGTCGGCGCCGAGCCGGGCGACTGCGTCTTCTTCGCCGCCGGCGACGCGAAGACCGGCCGCGCGCTGCTGGGCGCCGCGCGTGGCGAGATCGCCCGCCGCTGCGGCCTGATCGACGAGAACGCCTGGGCCTTCGTATGGATCGTGGACGCCCCGATGTTCGAGCCGGCCGCCGACGCGACCGCGAGTGGCGATGTGGCCCTCGGTCATTCGGCCTGGACCGCGGTGCACCACGCGTTCACCTCGCCGCGGCCGGAGTCGCTGGACACCTTCGACACCGATCCGGGTTCGGCGCTCGCCTACGCCTACGACATCGTCTGCAACGGTAACGAGATCGGCGGTGGTTCCATCCGTATCCACCGCCGCGACGTGCAGGAACGCGTCTTCACGGTGATGGGTATCGGCCACGACGAGGCGCAGGACAAGTTCGGCTTCCTGCTCGACGCGTTCTCCTACGGCGCGCCGCCGATGGGCGGTATCGCCTTCGGCTGGGACCGCATCGTCGCCCTGCTGGCCGGGGTGGACTCGATCCGCGAGGTGATCGCGTTCCCGAAGTCCGGCGGCGGCGTCGACCCGCTGACCGACGCGCCCACTCCGATCACCGCGCAGCAGCGCAAGGAGGCCGGGCTGGACGTCGTGCTCGGCCCGGACGGCAAACCGCTGCGCAAGGACGACAAGGGCGGCAAGGCAACCGAATCGAAGGACGCCGCCGAGTAA
- a CDS encoding neutral zinc metallopeptidase gives MSFNEGMQIDPDRVGRGGPGTGGMIALGGGAGGLILLVLALLFGGDPGSLLGQFTGAQNKPPAAMNNMPSHCKTGADANKYVDCRVALTAQSLDAVWATELPKQTGRNYVKPAVTLFTGSVGTGCGNASSAVGPFYCPPDRTAYFDTSFFQELVSKFGASGGPLAQEYVVAHEVGHHIQNLLGDSGRSQRDPRGPQSGSVRTELQADCYAGLWASYADKLNAPGSNQPFLKPLTDKDIQDALSAAAAVGDDRIQKAATGRVNPESWTHGAANQRQAWFLTGYQTGQVRACDTFSAADLNNPPAVRN, from the coding sequence ATGTCCTTCAACGAGGGAATGCAGATCGATCCGGACCGGGTCGGGCGCGGCGGTCCGGGCACCGGCGGCATGATCGCCCTGGGCGGTGGCGCCGGTGGCCTGATCCTGCTGGTCCTGGCGCTGTTGTTCGGTGGCGACCCCGGCTCGCTGCTGGGTCAGTTCACCGGCGCGCAGAACAAACCGCCCGCCGCGATGAACAATATGCCGTCACACTGCAAGACCGGCGCGGACGCCAACAAGTACGTCGACTGCCGGGTGGCGCTCACCGCGCAGAGCCTGGACGCGGTGTGGGCCACCGAACTGCCGAAGCAGACCGGCCGCAACTACGTGAAGCCGGCCGTCACGCTGTTCACCGGCTCGGTCGGTACCGGATGCGGTAACGCGTCGAGCGCGGTCGGGCCGTTCTACTGCCCGCCCGACCGCACCGCGTACTTCGACACCAGCTTCTTCCAGGAACTGGTCAGCAAGTTCGGCGCCAGCGGCGGACCGCTGGCCCAGGAGTACGTGGTGGCCCACGAGGTCGGGCACCACATCCAGAACCTGCTGGGCGACTCCGGCCGCTCGCAGCGCGATCCGCGTGGGCCGCAATCGGGTTCGGTCCGCACCGAACTGCAGGCCGACTGCTACGCGGGCCTGTGGGCCTCCTACGCCGACAAGCTGAACGCCCCGGGCAGCAACCAGCCGTTCCTGAAGCCGTTGACGGACAAGGACATCCAGGACGCGCTGTCCGCGGCCGCGGCCGTCGGCGACGACCGCATCCAGAAGGCCGCGACCGGCCGGGTCAATCCGGAATCCTGGACGCACGGTGCGGCCAATCAGCGCCAGGCCTGGTTCCTGACCGGCTATCAGACCGGTCAGGTACGCGCCTGCGACACCTTCTCCGCCGCCGATCTGAACAACCCGCCCGCGGTGCGCAACTGA
- a CDS encoding 2-oxoacid:ferredoxin oxidoreductase subunit beta encodes MTIIETSLVGTDLGLTGLSGVPAAEGPQKVKDYTSDQEVRWCPGCGDYVILATVRGFLADLGLRRENLMFVSGIGCSSRFPYYLDAYGIHSIHGRAPAIATGLAVTRPDLSVWVVTGDGDALSIGGNHLIHALRRNVNMTILLFNNRIYGLTKGQYSPTSEPGKITKSTPMGSVDHPFNTLSVALGAEATFAARALDSDRAGLTEVLRAAATHRGTAFVEILQDCPIFNDGSFDVLRRDNAESHLIRLRHGEPIRFGAESEFAVVRNGFGLEVVSADSVAESDIVVHDAYSDDPEYAYALSRLSDQELTHVPVGIFRSASRPTYDDGVRAQSEIARERKPVGPDSLQNLLSGKETWTVG; translated from the coding sequence ATGACCATCATCGAAACCTCGCTGGTCGGAACCGATCTCGGCCTCACCGGACTGTCGGGGGTACCCGCGGCCGAGGGTCCGCAGAAGGTCAAGGACTACACCTCCGATCAGGAGGTGCGCTGGTGCCCGGGCTGCGGCGACTACGTCATCCTCGCCACCGTGCGCGGCTTCCTCGCCGACCTCGGCCTGCGCCGCGAGAATCTGATGTTCGTCTCGGGTATCGGCTGCTCCAGCCGTTTCCCGTACTACCTCGACGCGTACGGCATCCATTCCATCCACGGCCGCGCCCCGGCCATCGCGACCGGTCTCGCCGTCACCCGGCCCGACCTGTCGGTCTGGGTGGTCACCGGCGACGGCGACGCGCTGTCCATCGGCGGTAACCATCTGATCCACGCGCTGCGCCGCAACGTGAACATGACGATCCTGTTGTTCAACAACCGGATCTACGGCCTCACCAAGGGGCAGTACTCGCCGACCTCCGAACCCGGCAAGATCACCAAGTCGACCCCGATGGGGTCGGTCGACCACCCGTTCAACACGCTGTCGGTGGCGCTGGGCGCCGAGGCCACCTTCGCGGCGCGGGCACTGGATTCCGACCGGGCCGGGCTCACGGAGGTGCTGCGGGCCGCCGCGACGCATCGCGGCACCGCATTCGTGGAGATCCTGCAGGACTGCCCGATCTTCAACGACGGTTCGTTCGACGTGCTGCGCCGCGACAACGCGGAATCGCATCTGATCCGGCTGCGGCACGGCGAGCCGATCCGATTCGGCGCCGAAAGCGAATTCGCGGTGGTGCGCAACGGTTTCGGGCTCGAGGTGGTGTCCGCCGACTCCGTCGCCGAATCCGACATCGTGGTGCACGACGCGTACAGTGACGATCCGGAATACGCCTACGCGCTGTCGCGGCTGTCCGATCAGGAACTGACGCACGTGCCGGTCGGCATCTTCCGCAGCGCGTCGCGGCCCACCTACGACGACGGGGTGCGGGCACAGTCGGAGATCGCCCGGGAACGCAAGCCCGTCGGCCCGGACTCCCTGCAGAACCTGTTGTCCGGCAAGGAGACCTGGACCGTCGGCTGA
- a CDS encoding 2-oxoacid:acceptor oxidoreductase subunit alpha — MGTGTEHTGSENTGHNSIEKLEKVVIRFAGDSGDGMQLTGDRFTHEAAAFGNDLATQPNFPAEIRAPQGTLPGVSSFQIQIADYDILTAGDQPDVLVAMNPAALKANMEDLARGATIIVNTDEFTKRTLAKVGYAADPLADGTLADFVVHQVPMTSLTLGATESTGVGKKDGQRAKNMFALGLLSWMYGRPIGGTEQFMREKFAATPGIAEANILAFRAGWNYGETTEAFATTYEIAPAALPPGTYRQITGNTALAYGLVAAGQLSGLPVFLGTYPITPASDILHELSKHKNFGVTTFQAEDEIAGIGAALGASVGGALGVTSTSGPGLALKSETIGLAVMTELPLIVVDVQRGGPSTGLPTKTEQADLLQALYGRNGESPVAVVAPRSPADCFAAAVEAARIALTYRTPVLLLSDGAIANGSEPWSIPVVADLPRIEPGFEPEPEEATEFRPYARDPETLARPLAVPGTKGLAHRIGGLEKADGSGNISYDPANHELMVRLRQAKIDGITVPDLEVDDPSGAAELLIIGWGSSYGPIGEACRRARRRGVPVAQAHLRHLNPLPANTGDVLRRYRVVVAPEMNNGQLSMLLRARYLVDVRPWTKIAGTAFSAQELVGVIDAALDGSIAELEQDKAFAARARATYRTTVSQTGGN; from the coding sequence ATGGGCACCGGCACGGAGCACACCGGTTCGGAGAACACCGGGCACAACAGCATAGAGAAGCTGGAGAAGGTCGTCATCCGGTTCGCCGGCGATTCCGGCGACGGTATGCAGCTGACCGGTGATCGGTTCACGCACGAGGCCGCCGCCTTCGGCAACGATCTCGCGACCCAGCCCAACTTCCCCGCCGAGATCCGCGCGCCACAGGGCACATTGCCGGGCGTCTCGTCCTTCCAGATCCAGATCGCGGACTACGACATCCTCACCGCGGGCGACCAGCCGGACGTGCTGGTCGCGATGAATCCCGCTGCGCTGAAGGCCAATATGGAGGATCTGGCCCGCGGCGCGACGATCATCGTCAACACCGACGAGTTCACCAAGCGCACGCTGGCCAAGGTCGGATACGCCGCCGATCCGCTGGCCGACGGCACGCTGGCGGATTTCGTCGTGCACCAGGTGCCGATGACCTCGCTGACGCTGGGCGCGACCGAATCGACCGGGGTCGGCAAGAAGGACGGCCAGCGCGCCAAGAACATGTTCGCGCTCGGACTGCTGTCCTGGATGTACGGCCGGCCGATCGGCGGCACCGAGCAGTTCATGCGCGAGAAGTTCGCCGCCACACCGGGCATCGCGGAGGCCAACATCCTGGCGTTCCGGGCCGGCTGGAACTACGGCGAGACCACCGAGGCCTTCGCCACCACCTACGAGATCGCACCCGCCGCACTGCCGCCGGGCACCTACCGGCAGATCACCGGCAATACCGCGCTGGCCTACGGCCTGGTCGCGGCGGGGCAGCTGTCCGGCCTGCCGGTGTTCCTGGGGACGTATCCGATCACGCCGGCCTCGGACATCCTGCACGAGCTGAGCAAGCACAAGAACTTCGGCGTCACCACCTTCCAGGCGGAGGACGAGATCGCCGGTATCGGTGCGGCCCTGGGCGCGTCGGTGGGCGGGGCGCTCGGGGTGACGAGTACGTCCGGGCCGGGCCTGGCGTTGAAGAGCGAGACGATCGGTCTGGCGGTGATGACCGAACTGCCGTTGATCGTGGTCGATGTGCAGCGTGGCGGTCCGTCGACGGGTCTGCCGACCAAGACCGAACAGGCCGACCTGCTGCAGGCGCTGTACGGCCGCAACGGTGAGTCGCCGGTGGCCGTCGTGGCGCCGCGCTCGCCCGCGGACTGTTTCGCGGCCGCGGTCGAGGCGGCCCGGATCGCGCTGACCTACCGCACCCCGGTACTGCTGCTGTCCGACGGCGCGATCGCGAACGGTTCGGAGCCGTGGTCGATTCCGGTCGTCGCCGACCTGCCGCGGATCGAGCCGGGGTTCGAGCCCGAACCGGAGGAGGCCACCGAATTCCGGCCCTACGCCCGCGATCCCGAGACGCTGGCCCGGCCGCTGGCGGTGCCCGGCACCAAGGGCCTGGCGCACCGCATCGGCGGGCTGGAGAAGGCCGACGGCAGCGGCAACATCTCCTACGATCCGGCCAATCACGAGCTCATGGTCCGGTTGCGGCAGGCCAAGATCGACGGCATCACCGTGCCCGACCTCGAGGTCGACGATCCCTCCGGCGCGGCGGAACTGCTGATCATCGGCTGGGGTAGTTCCTACGGGCCCATCGGTGAGGCCTGCCGCCGGGCCCGCCGCCGCGGCGTCCCGGTCGCGCAGGCGCATCTGCGGCATCTGAATCCGTTGCCCGCCAACACCGGTGACGTGCTGCGGCGGTATCGCGTCGTGGTCGCGCCGGAGATGAACAACGGCCAGCTGTCGATGCTGCTGCGGGCCCGCTACCTGGTCGATGTGCGACCCTGGACGAAGATCGCGGGCACCGCCTTCTCGGCGCAGGAACTCGTCGGCGTCATCGATGCCGCGCTCGACGGCTCCATCGCGGAACTGGAACAGGACAAGGCGTTCGCCGCGCGTGCGCGGGCGACGTATCGCACCACCGTGTCGCAGACAGGGGGAAACTGA
- a CDS encoding Rv2578c family radical SAM protein, which yields MRWQRQTLNADDGALPGLERAGFVRTVRTPEFEGITFHEVLCKSALNKVPAGSGVPFNWTVNTMRGCSHACTYCFARSTHEYLDLDAGRDFDSQIVVKTNVGAVLRRELARRSWHREPVALGTNTDPYQRAEGRYRLMPGIIRALADSGTPFSILTKGTLLRRDLPLLRAAAGQVPVRLAVSIAILDPDLHGGLEAGTPSPQARLDLVRALADAGFAVNVMAAPIVPYLTDGSAHLEELFGSIAAAGAASAVAIPMHLRGSTRGWFLEWLASHHPALLRRYRQLYGRGAYVTPEYAEWLRGRLDPLLDRHALRPTRPVESESPQVPVAQRESQLSLFTV from the coding sequence GTGCGGTGGCAGCGGCAGACCCTGAACGCCGACGACGGCGCCCTGCCCGGCCTGGAACGGGCCGGGTTCGTGCGCACCGTGCGCACACCGGAATTCGAGGGCATCACCTTCCACGAGGTGCTGTGCAAGAGCGCGCTGAACAAGGTGCCGGCCGGTTCGGGGGTGCCGTTCAACTGGACCGTCAACACCATGCGCGGCTGCTCGCACGCCTGCACATACTGTTTCGCCCGCAGCACCCACGAATATCTGGATCTGGACGCCGGCCGCGATTTCGATTCCCAGATCGTGGTGAAGACCAATGTCGGTGCGGTACTGCGGCGCGAACTGGCCCGGCGGTCCTGGCATCGCGAACCTGTGGCGCTGGGCACGAACACCGATCCGTATCAGCGTGCGGAGGGCCGATATCGGCTGATGCCCGGCATCATCCGGGCGCTGGCCGATTCCGGCACGCCGTTCTCCATCCTGACCAAGGGCACGCTGCTGCGCCGCGATCTGCCGCTGTTGCGCGCGGCCGCCGGTCAGGTGCCGGTGCGCCTGGCGGTCTCGATCGCGATCCTCGACCCGGATCTGCACGGCGGCCTCGAGGCGGGCACGCCGAGCCCGCAGGCCCGGCTGGATCTGGTGCGGGCCCTCGCCGACGCCGGATTCGCCGTGAATGTGATGGCGGCCCCGATCGTTCCGTACCTGACCGACGGCAGCGCTCATCTGGAGGAGCTGTTCGGGTCGATCGCGGCGGCGGGCGCGGCGAGTGCCGTCGCCATCCCGATGCATCTGCGCGGCAGCACGCGCGGCTGGTTCCTGGAGTGGCTCGCCTCACACCATCCGGCGCTGCTGCGGCGTTATCGGCAGCTGTACGGTCGTGGGGCATACGTCACACCGGAGTACGCCGAGTGGCTGCGGGGCAGGCTCGATCCGCTGCTGGACCGGCACGCGCTACGGCCCACGCGCCCAGTGGAATCCGAATCACCGCAGGTGCCGGTGGCTCAGCGCGAATCGCAATTGTCGTTATTCACAGTGTGA
- a CDS encoding NAD-dependent epimerase/dehydratase family protein: MKVAVTGAAGFLGTNLLHQLVERGHEVTAIDRVRPTGAVDPNIEWVSGDVLDPISMRAALAGAEVVYHLVAVITLAHRHDLAWRVNTEGVRVVAEAAREVGVRRFVHTSSIHSFDQYSCGGRIDEQSSRSIGANLPVYDRSKWRGEVELRTVIDAGLDAVICNPTGVYGPIDHTGSRINTTLRDAARGLTPVMIGGGFDLVDVRDVAAGLLLAAEHGRTGENYLLAGEMVSMLELTRLAAAGNGKRGPAFAIPPKVISAAIPVLEPIGKLFGSDRVSRAAMGALLAAPVVDGAKARAELGYRPRPTADTVRDLIAFYNGDLPDLAGANA, translated from the coding sequence ATGAAGGTCGCAGTCACCGGCGCAGCCGGGTTCCTAGGCACGAACCTGCTCCACCAGTTGGTGGAGCGCGGTCACGAGGTGACCGCCATCGACCGGGTTCGGCCCACCGGCGCCGTGGATCCGAATATCGAATGGGTCTCCGGTGACGTGCTGGATCCGATCTCGATGCGCGCGGCGCTGGCGGGCGCCGAGGTGGTGTATCACCTGGTCGCCGTGATCACCCTGGCCCATCGGCACGATCTTGCCTGGCGGGTGAACACCGAGGGTGTGCGGGTGGTCGCGGAGGCCGCGCGCGAGGTCGGCGTGCGCCGCTTCGTGCACACCAGCTCGATCCACTCGTTCGACCAGTACAGCTGCGGCGGCCGGATCGATGAGCAGTCGTCGCGGTCGATCGGCGCGAACCTGCCGGTCTACGACCGCTCGAAATGGCGGGGCGAGGTCGAACTGCGCACGGTGATCGACGCCGGGCTCGACGCGGTGATCTGCAATCCGACCGGCGTGTACGGGCCGATCGACCACACCGGTTCGCGGATCAACACCACGCTGCGCGACGCGGCCCGCGGCCTGACCCCGGTCATGATCGGCGGCGGATTCGACCTGGTCGACGTGCGGGACGTGGCCGCCGGTCTGCTGCTGGCCGCCGAACACGGCCGCACCGGCGAGAACTACCTGCTGGCCGGCGAGATGGTCTCGATGCTGGAGCTGACCCGGCTGGCGGCCGCGGGTAACGGCAAGCGCGGCCCGGCGTTCGCCATCCCGCCGAAGGTGATCTCGGCGGCGATCCCGGTGCTGGAGCCGATCGGCAAGCTGTTCGGCAGCGATCGGGTGTCGCGGGCGGCGATGGGCGCGCTGCTGGCCGCCCCCGTGGTCGACGGCGCCAAGGCTCGTGCGGAACTGGGCTACCGGCCCCGGCCGACCGCCGACACCGTGCGCGATCTGATCGCCTTCTACAACGGTGATCTCCCGGACCTCGCGGGTGCGAATGCTTGA